DNA sequence from the Pseudoalteromonas galatheae genome:
GTTCATTAGCTGAGAACCTACTCCTTTCCCCTGAAAATGTCTTAACACATATAGCTTTTCAATTTCATAACCATAATCTTCGTTATTATAATCTGAGTTGTGATTGGTCAGAATGAAACCTAAAAGATGACCGTTTTGCTCAGAAACGAAAATATTAAACTCGGGCTTTTCAATGCGTTCCAAAAAGTAAGCCGATGAAAAAGTTTCTAGCGCGAATTGAGCATACTCATGACGGATCCCTTTTTGCGCATAGGTATCAAGCCAAACTTGAATAGATATCGCTGCAAGTGTCACTGCATCAGAGGGAACTGCCGGACGAATAGTAACGTTGAGCATTACGTAACCCTGTCCATTATTTGTGCATATTGGTAATACGCGAGTTGACCTACTCTCCGTAATCGTGGCATTGGAAACTTGGGTAGTGGTTTCGTATAGATAGGTAAATTAGGTACTTTACGACCCATTAACTGCTCAGCGAGACGAATACTTGCCTGTGCACTAAACGCCACACCTGAGCCGCAATACCCAAGTACATATCCGGTGTTATTTTCACTGTAGATATGGGGAAGATCATCAAGCGCGGCGGCAATATAACCACTCCAAAAATAATCTACTCTAGCATTGAGGTTAGGAAAGCAGTCGTTAAGTGCTGAGCGCAAGTTATGTTGATATTTTGCATTGTCCTGATCATGTCCAAACACCGCGCCTCGCCCACCAAACAAAATACGGTTGTCGGGAAGGCGACGATAGTAGTATTTAAGCCGTCTGGTATCCATGACAACTTGTTCTGTCATTAAGCCCTTGGCAGCAAGTTGCTCATCACTAAGAGGTTCAGTCACGATAATGCTACTTAAAATAGGCAAGTAACGCCCTTGAGTTAACGGCGAAAATTGTCGTTGAGCGTAGGCATTCGCTGCGATCACGACCTTATTTGCTGAAACTTTGTGGCCGTTCACTTCTAGCTGGTGGTTGCCATTTGGGTTCTGGTGGTGGGTGACCAGGCTATTTTCGTAAAGTTGCACACCAGCTTGTTGAGCTAATGCCTTATAACTTAGCAACAGCTTCAAAGGGTGAATACCAAACGCGTTGTCAAATCGCAATGCACCAAACCCTTGTTGGTTGTGCATATAGGTTTCGGTCAGTTGTTGCTGAGACAGTAACTGATGGTTCTTGCTACCCATAGTCGCAGTGAGAAATTCAGACTGCGCTTTTAGTAGCGAAAATGCTTGCTGATTGTGTGCAACTTTCAAATAACCCGATGCCTGCACATTGCAGTCAATATGCTTGGTGTCGATATGCCCACGGACTAAGGCAACGGCATTGTTGTATTCTTGATATATGGCTTTACTGACAGCTAAACCATACTTTTTGGCCAGTTGCGCATAGCCAAGTCGGCCCGTACTGGGTAGCACAAACCCTGCATTTCTCGCGCTCGCGCCAAAGCCAACTTGATTTGCTTCAAATAGGGCAACGCTTTGATGGTGAGTGGTTGCCAAGTGGTAGGCGGTAAGTAAGCCCGTAAAGCCACCACCGATCACCACAATATCTACTTGTAACGGTTTATCTAGTGAAGGGGTGGGCGCACCTAAAGGGCAAGTTGCAGCCCAGTAACTGTTAGCAAAAGCTTGGCCTTGGCAATGTGGCTGAGTGAGAGGATCAAATCCTGACATTTTAAAACTCCAATACCATTTCTGCTGCTTGGCAGTGGCATTCAGTACCACAAATAGTACAAACATAGCCGTGATAGATACAGTCGTCTAACCACTTATCATCATGGATTTTGATCAGTTTGCCACCGGCCTTAGTAAAGTATTTTACGGCTCCGTTACCTGGGCTTTGTTTCCAAAGGTGTGAAACGCCAGCTTTTGCACCTTGTTGCTTCAGTGCTTCTATCGAGTATTTTAATAATTGTGGGCCAATGCCTTGTCCCTGAGCTGAAGGTGCGATAGCAATGCATTTAAAGTAAGCCATATCAGCTTTGTCTACAGGCCACAATGTTGGCGAGCACCACTTATCTATAGGCCATTGCCCTGCACTGTATGATGTTCTAAAACCGAGCAACTCACCTTCATTGTTTAGCGCAACAAAGGAAGCATTAATGCCCTCTTTACAGCCTTTTTGGTGCATTTGTTCAATACTTACGTCATCAAGATAATTATCACCATGAACGAGATTGCCAAGTGCGATGACACTGTCGAAATGTTGCGACTGTAAAGGAATGATTTTCATAGGCTGCTCCATTATTGTTATTTGTTGTGAGGTCCTAGCATACCACTTTAATCATGTACCAAAAACGCGAAGATTCGGCAATTTTAACTGGCGCTTTTTGAGTAGTGGTAAGAATAAAAAGTGAACAAAATTTGACAGCGATGTCATTTTGTTAATAATTGTTGAACCGGTGATCTTCACCGTTAACAACAACATGTAAAGGAAAAATATGAAAATTCTAAAATTAGCGACCGCAGTTTCGCTTGCTATAACTGCAAGTCAGGTGATAGCAATGAGTCCGCAACCCAATCCACAAAACCCCAATGGTTATATTGTCTCTCGGGTGGCGTTAAATAATGCAGAAAGCGCGAAAACCAACAACCCTATGTATGCTATTTGGTCTAAAGCACTGGAAACAAGAGAAAATACGGTTGTAGAGGCGATAGTACCGGGCCTTGTAAGTAATCCTGATAATGTAAAAAGAGCTGAGCGGGTATTTGGTCAAACCCAGTGGCAATTTCTTACCCAAATGGCGGCGCCTGAATACACCTACACGCGCTTTTTACGTGCCATTGGTAAGTTTCCCGCATTTTGTGGCGACTATACCGATGGGCGAGATGCCGATGCAATCTGTAAACGCTCAATTGTGACTGCATTTGCGCATTTTGCCCAAGAAACAGGGGGGCATATTGCTAAAGACAATACTTCTGATAACCCTCTCGGGTTAGAAGAATGGCAACAAGCTTTGGTGCATGTGCGTGAAATGGGGTGGTCAGAAGGACAAGTTGGTTATACCACGGGGTGTGGACAAAATGACTGGCAAAACCGCCGCTGGCCATGTGGGACGGGACAAGGGTATTTTGGCCGAGGCGCTAAACAGCTTTCATATCACTTTAACTATGGTGCATTTAGTGAAGTCATGTTTAATGGTGATGCCACGGTGCTATTAAATAATCCGGGTTTAGTAGCCGACTCTTGGCTAAACTTAGCGTCTGCAATTTGGTTCTTTTTAACGCCACAAGCGCCAAAACCTGCAATGTTACATGTCATTGATAGAACTTGGACACCATCTCTGCGGGAAAGTGAGGCGGGGATTGGTTATGGCTTTGGCACCACTATTAATATTATTAATGGTGGGATTGAGTGCGGCGCGCAAAATAAAGACAAAGGTCAGCCAGTTAATCGCATTCGTTATTGGGAAGGACTTTCTCATTATTACAACATCACCATTGAAGCTGATGAAGAAAATACCTGTTGGCAGCAAACACCATACGGAAGCTTAAATCTTGACGGCGCAACTGATGTCCTCTACACCAACTGGGAAGGTGATTGGGCTTATTATGCAGATCGCCCCGGAGGATATTCATTTGAGTGTAAACTCGTAGGGTATCAAACGGCTTATTCAGCGCTTGTGCCTGGAGATTACGAAAAATGTGTGACAAATTTTTATCAATCACACGCAAGCTGGCCTGAAGTACGAGTTGTTGATGAGCTACCAACCAATCCTACTGAGCCACCTGTAGGTGGCGTACCTGCTTGGGATGCCAGCAAGGTTTATCTAAAAGGTGATAGAGCGAGCTACAATGGGGTGATCTATGAAGCCAAGTGGTGGACCAAAGGAAATACACCTACTTTCGACGGCTCTGGCCCTTGGTTGGCTGTTAATTAGATAGTATTGGCGGGTTTCCCGCCTCTATTTCTATTAGATTTATTTTTACTTAAAACTCGCCTTTTATTACGCTTTATTCTATTGAACTTTTCAGAATTCCTCCTCTTATTAAAAATTTAATCATATTTTATTGTTATTTATTTAAGGTTTTTAAATGCTTGTTTATTTCTTTGTGTATGTTTTTGGTTTTTTGCAAAAAGGGCAATGTTTAGAAAAGCTAGGTGTTGTGTTTTTTGTTTTATTTTGTTTTTTCGGTGGTTTTAATGTGTTTGTTTTTATCTCTTTGAAATGAATGCTAATTCTATTTTTTTATTCGGCTTATCTAAATTGTTTAACCCACGTGTGTTTTGTTGTTTTTTTGTTTTTTATGTGTAATTTTGATGTCGCTAAAATGTGTTTCTATGTATATCTGTAGTTTTAGTTGTAGTTTGCATTGCTTTTTTAGTCGATATAAATCGGAACTTACTTTGATTTTTAAAATAAAAAAGGAAAAATCATGAAAAAAAGGAAAATAACACCGTTGTTATTGAGCCTTATGCTTGGGTCTACAGTTCAAGCCGCTGAGTTTTACAGTAACTCTTCAGGAACACAGGCGATTAAAGACAGCTACATTATTGTGTATAATACACCGTCTGCTTTAGTTAATGCAGATATCAGCACTAAAGCAGCATTTACGGCATCTTTAACGTCGAAGTTAAGCGCAGAGTTTGGGTTAGATGTTGATTATCAATATGATAACTTAGCTGGTGTTGCTGTTAAAGCAAACTCCGAGCAGTTATTGAAGTTGCTTTCCCACCCAGACATCAAGTTCATTGAGCAAAATGCGACCTTTACCATTGATCCACAGTTCTCTGATTTCCACGCGTTACAAAACAACCCTACTTGGGGTTTGGACCGTATCGATCAAAGAGATCGCCCATTAGACAAGAAATACGTTGGTGCGAATAATGGTCAGGGTGTCACTGCTTACATAATCGATACTGGGGTGTTAAACAGCCATAATGATTTCGGTGGTCGTGCTAGAAATGGCTATGATTTTGTTGATAACGACGCTGTTTCTCAGGATTGTAATGGTCATGGTACGCATGTTGCCGGTACAATCGGCGGTTCGCAATATGGTGTTGCCAAAGCAGTAGATTTAGTTGGTGTGCGGGTCCTTAATTGTAGTGGTTCGGGATCATATGCTGGCGTAATTGCGGGGATCGACTGGGTTGCTGGTAATGCTTCTGGACCATCTGTTGCAAATATGAGCTTGGGTGGCGGTAAATCTCAAGCTGTTAATAACGCTGTGGCAAATGCAGTGAACCGTGGTATTACCTTCGTAGTGGCTGCGGGGAATGATCGTGGTGACGCTTGCTCTAAATCACCGGCAAGTGAGCCTTCTGCAATCACCGTTGCCTCTTCAGATATCAACGACGCAAGATCTGGTTTTTCCAACTATGGAAAATGTGTCGACGTATTTGCGCCTGGATCTTCAATAAAGTCAGCATGGATTGGCTCCAACAGTGCAACTAAGACGATTAGTGGTACTTCGATGGCATCGCCTCACGTTGCTGGTGTAGCAGCGCTGCATTTGTCTAAATCGCCAAACCTAAACCCTGCTCAGGTGACCGCTGCGATTAACAACAATGCTTCTGAAAACAAAATCTCGAATGTCGTCGGTTCACCAAACAAATTGGTCTATGCCAAATTTGAAGATCAACCAGGAGATGGCTTAGTCGAAATAGTAAGCGGTAACAAAGGCCAGTCGAAGGTATTCCCTTTTAGTGTTGCGTCAGGCACGAGCAAATTAGTCGTTAGCTTATCTGGTGGGACGGGTGATGCTGATCTTTATATCAAGCATGGCCAAGAACCTTATCCAATTGATAACGACTGTGCCTCAGAGAATCCTGACACTTCAAACGAA
Encoded proteins:
- a CDS encoding S8 family peptidase — translated: MKKRKITPLLLSLMLGSTVQAAEFYSNSSGTQAIKDSYIIVYNTPSALVNADISTKAAFTASLTSKLSAEFGLDVDYQYDNLAGVAVKANSEQLLKLLSHPDIKFIEQNATFTIDPQFSDFHALQNNPTWGLDRIDQRDRPLDKKYVGANNGQGVTAYIIDTGVLNSHNDFGGRARNGYDFVDNDAVSQDCNGHGTHVAGTIGGSQYGVAKAVDLVGVRVLNCSGSGSYAGVIAGIDWVAGNASGPSVANMSLGGGKSQAVNNAVANAVNRGITFVVAAGNDRGDACSKSPASEPSAITVASSDINDARSGFSNYGKCVDVFAPGSSIKSAWIGSNSATKTISGTSMASPHVAGVAALHLSKSPNLNPAQVTAAINNNASENKISNVVGSPNKLVYAKFEDQPGDGLVEIVSGNKGQSKVFPFSVASGTSKLVVSLSGGTGDADLYIKHGQEPYPIDNDCASENPDTSNESCVITNPASGTWYLTAYGYSAFNNVTLKAEAVK
- a CDS encoding GNAT family N-acetyltransferase, with amino-acid sequence MKIIPLQSQHFDSVIALGNLVHGDNYLDDVSIEQMHQKGCKEGINASFVALNNEGELLGFRTSYSAGQWPIDKWCSPTLWPVDKADMAYFKCIAIAPSAQGQGIGPQLLKYSIEALKQQGAKAGVSHLWKQSPGNGAVKYFTKAGGKLIKIHDDKWLDDCIYHGYVCTICGTECHCQAAEMVLEF
- a CDS encoding NAD(P)/FAD-dependent oxidoreductase codes for the protein MSGFDPLTQPHCQGQAFANSYWAATCPLGAPTPSLDKPLQVDIVVIGGGFTGLLTAYHLATTHHQSVALFEANQVGFGASARNAGFVLPSTGRLGYAQLAKKYGLAVSKAIYQEYNNAVALVRGHIDTKHIDCNVQASGYLKVAHNQQAFSLLKAQSEFLTATMGSKNHQLLSQQQLTETYMHNQQGFGALRFDNAFGIHPLKLLLSYKALAQQAGVQLYENSLVTHHQNPNGNHQLEVNGHKVSANKVVIAANAYAQRQFSPLTQGRYLPILSSIIVTEPLSDEQLAAKGLMTEQVVMDTRRLKYYYRRLPDNRILFGGRGAVFGHDQDNAKYQHNLRSALNDCFPNLNARVDYFWSGYIAAALDDLPHIYSENNTGYVLGYCGSGVAFSAQASIRLAEQLMGRKVPNLPIYTKPLPKFPMPRLRRVGQLAYYQYAQIMDRVT
- a CDS encoding chitinase; the protein is MKILKLATAVSLAITASQVIAMSPQPNPQNPNGYIVSRVALNNAESAKTNNPMYAIWSKALETRENTVVEAIVPGLVSNPDNVKRAERVFGQTQWQFLTQMAAPEYTYTRFLRAIGKFPAFCGDYTDGRDADAICKRSIVTAFAHFAQETGGHIAKDNTSDNPLGLEEWQQALVHVREMGWSEGQVGYTTGCGQNDWQNRRWPCGTGQGYFGRGAKQLSYHFNYGAFSEVMFNGDATVLLNNPGLVADSWLNLASAIWFFLTPQAPKPAMLHVIDRTWTPSLRESEAGIGYGFGTTINIINGGIECGAQNKDKGQPVNRIRYWEGLSHYYNITIEADEENTCWQQTPYGSLNLDGATDVLYTNWEGDWAYYADRPGGYSFECKLVGYQTAYSALVPGDYEKCVTNFYQSHASWPEVRVVDELPTNPTEPPVGGVPAWDASKVYLKGDRASYNGVIYEAKWWTKGNTPTFDGSGPWLAVN
- a CDS encoding GNAT family N-acetyltransferase; its protein translation is MLNVTIRPAVPSDAVTLAAISIQVWLDTYAQKGIRHEYAQFALETFSSAYFLERIEKPEFNIFVSEQNGHLLGFILTNHNSDYNNEDYGYEIEKLYVLRHFQGKGVGSQLMNYASIKLGPCFWLYTWVENQANLFYEKYGLTNVGKFTFTFYEWEIENNVFRSSDTLKHLSNVAQR